A part of Bacillus rossius redtenbacheri isolate Brsri chromosome 1, Brsri_v3, whole genome shotgun sequence genomic DNA contains:
- the LOC134534139 gene encoding ankyrin homolog, with translation MSVKVYLKMIVMPATTIICIQILLVVTATELKCNINAPNQQKCNKITSNHSSNSVTPDWLTQKVKSTKEKIKMCLNSQIIVQKCWDNKTQIHKVLDISDEFLNRLIGQSNAPSLLALLFDIGLDVNRRTLYVNQSAICRERMTLLSQAAIRRADHTARFLLDRGADVEMAACFGKTPLMYAAHLGYLDTARLLVAGGADVNAKNAFDKTALHFAAFHGDFDVTHFLIGEGACVTAGSSDGTTALMFAAQRGNHWIFKLLLDEGAQVNTVDSQKHTSLHLAALNGQNCSVKHLLDFGANKYVLDFNNKTAKDLALSNNYTVITDCLSDEFTCRQIC, from the exons TGCAACATCAATGCACCGAACCAgcaaaaatgcaacaaaataacaTCTAATCACTCAAGCAACAGTGTGACTCCTGATTGGCTGACACAAAAG gtaaagtcaacaaaagaaaaaataaaaatgtgtctaAACTCTCAAATCATAGTGCAAAAATGCTGGGATAACAAGACGCAGATACACAAG GTCCTGGACATCAGCGACGAGTTCCTTAACAGGCTAATCGGACAGAGCAATGCACCGAGCCTACTGGCGCTCCTCTTCGACATAGGGCTGGACGTCAACAGGCGGACCTTGTACGTCAACCAATCGGCAATCTGCAGGGAGAGGATGACGCTCCTCAGCCAGGCAGCGATCCGCAGGGCGGACCACACGGCGAGGTTCCTGCTGGACCGTGGCGCAGACGTGGAGATGGCCGCCTGCTTCGGGAAGACACCCCTCATGTACGCCGCCCACCTGGGGTACCTCGACACCGCGAGGCTGCTGGTTGCGGGAGGGGCGGACGTGAATGCCAAGAACGCCTTCGACAAGACTGCTCTGCATTTTGCAGCATTCCACGGAGATTTCGACGTAACGCACTTCCTGATAGGCGAGGGGGCGTGCGTCACGGCCGGGAGTAGCGACGGCACCACGGCGCTGATGTTCGCTGCGCAGCGCGGCAATCACTGGATATTTAAACTGCTGCTGGATGAAGGAGCTCAGGTTAACACTGTCGATAGTCAAAAACACACCAGTCTCCATCTAGCAGCTCTGAATGGTCAAAACTGTTCAGTGAAGCATCTCCTGGACTTCGGAGCCAACAAATACGTTTTAGACTTCAATAACAAAACGGCAAAGGATTTGGCTTTATCTAATAACTATACCGTCATTACAGACTGTCTGTCAGATGAATTCACGTGTAGACAAATTTGTtga